In Methanothermococcus thermolithotrophicus DSM 2095, one DNA window encodes the following:
- a CDS encoding TIGR00375 family protein: MIINADLHIHSKYSKGTSKYMDIEHILKYGKLKGLSLIGTGDCLNPKWLNEIKEYSDGKTENLLLTTEVEDIHRVHHLIFLPNISKVEELRSILSKYSKNIDIEGRPHIVLDGKELLNIVHDVGGLIGPAHCFTPWTSIYKSFNSIYDCYEKKPDFIELGLSADTDMADMIDELRDINFLSNSDAHSFYPHRLGREFNQFEVDNLGDFEENFEEVKKVLKNNKIVANYGLDPNLGKYHLTACTKCYLRYHLEDAEKLGFKCDECGGRIKKGVLDRIKELSLRKPLASESGRLQKSETSEPCGDDNNINHPDFRPPYYKVIPLSQIISLSIGKNIGTKSVDGLWQEYIEKYGNEIDVLINADVEELRGINEKVGRTIELFRRNKIYIYPGGGGEYGKIMKNRPKIKWYEPKVTLDKWIG; this comes from the coding sequence ATGATTATAAATGCTGATTTACATATTCATTCCAAGTATTCAAAAGGAACTTCTAAGTATATGGATATTGAACATATATTAAAATATGGTAAGCTTAAAGGTCTGAGTTTAATAGGTACCGGCGACTGTCTCAATCCAAAGTGGCTCAATGAGATTAAAGAATATTCCGATGGAAAAACTGAAAATCTCCTTCTAACAACTGAAGTTGAAGATATTCATCGAGTTCATCATCTGATTTTTTTGCCAAATATTTCAAAGGTTGAAGAACTAAGATCCATTTTAAGTAAATACTCTAAAAATATAGATATTGAAGGAAGGCCCCATATAGTTTTGGACGGAAAAGAACTTTTGAATATTGTCCATGACGTAGGTGGTTTAATTGGACCTGCCCACTGTTTTACACCATGGACAAGTATTTACAAGTCATTTAATTCAATATACGATTGTTACGAAAAAAAGCCTGATTTTATAGAGCTCGGGCTGTCTGCAGATACTGACATGGCGGATATGATAGACGAACTTAGGGATATAAACTTTTTAAGCAATTCCGACGCCCACTCGTTTTATCCGCATAGGTTGGGAAGGGAATTTAACCAATTTGAAGTTGACAATCTTGGAGATTTTGAAGAAAACTTTGAAGAGGTTAAGAAGGTTTTAAAGAACAATAAAATAGTGGCTAATTATGGGCTTGATCCTAATTTGGGAAAGTACCATCTTACGGCCTGTACAAAGTGTTATTTAAGATACCATTTGGAGGATGCTGAAAAATTGGGATTTAAATGCGATGAATGTGGTGGAAGGATTAAAAAAGGCGTACTGGACAGGATTAAAGAATTATCGTTACGGAAGCCTTTGGCTTCCGAATCCGGCAGGTTACAAAAATCAGAGACTTCCGAACCCTGCGGGGATGATAATAATATCAACCATCCGGATTTTAGGCCCCCATACTATAAGGTAATTCCATTATCTCAAATTATATCCCTATCTATAGGAAAAAATATTGGTACAAAGTCTGTTGATGGCTTATGGCAAGAATATATCGAAAAATACGGAAATGAAATAGACGTTCTTATAAATGCGGATGTTGAAGAGCTCAGGGGCATAAATGAAAAAGTCGGAAGAACCATCGAGTTATTTAGAAGAAATAAAATATATATTTACCCCGGTGGTGGGGGAGAGTATGGAAAAATTATGAAGAATCGTCCAAAAATAAAATGGTATGAACCAAAGGTTACTTTGGACAAATGGATTGGTTAA
- a CDS encoding MFS transporter — translation MGKPIDDIFVVWVTTFVTMLGVGLIAPLMAIYAQSLGATNLEVGIIFGSFALARTMAQLPVGSLSDVYGKKIFMVIGTLFYGISTLFYNFVSTIAGLLVVRVFTGVFSSFITPVAGSYVATIAPKARMGEYMGVFNSAITLGLGVGPLVGGTLADIYGIEAPFYVCGILGILASIIAYTRLKDINVYGGSEENSIGEVMKINRLFSLEFLKNRNFLASFIINVSNMMINASVMAYLALYAIQYGVTPTYVGFMIATMNFLMAFLQKRFGILYDKIGSRVIIFGIAIMVSGIYLLSMSDSFIKMLFSLITAAIGASISAPAVMSLAINEIPLNRKGEAMGLFTTSINVGIFVGAISSGIIADYLGITNMYKVAALFSLIVSTVGYLLIEK, via the coding sequence ATGGGAAAACCGATAGATGACATATTTGTAGTGTGGGTCACAACTTTTGTCACCATGCTTGGTGTTGGTCTTATAGCACCTCTTATGGCAATATATGCTCAGTCTTTAGGGGCTACCAATTTAGAAGTGGGCATAATTTTCGGTTCTTTTGCACTGGCTAGAACTATGGCTCAACTTCCTGTAGGTTCCCTATCTGATGTATATGGGAAGAAAATTTTCATGGTTATTGGAACTTTATTTTATGGTATATCAACGCTATTTTATAATTTTGTAAGTACCATAGCAGGGCTTTTGGTTGTAAGGGTGTTTACAGGTGTTTTTTCTTCGTTTATAACGCCTGTTGCAGGTTCTTATGTGGCCACCATAGCTCCAAAAGCCAGAATGGGGGAATATATGGGGGTTTTCAACTCTGCAATCACCTTAGGGCTTGGTGTAGGTCCTCTTGTTGGAGGTACTCTTGCGGACATATATGGAATTGAAGCACCATTTTACGTATGTGGTATTTTGGGGATTTTAGCATCTATTATAGCCTATACAAGGCTAAAAGACATTAATGTATATGGAGGTTCTGAAGAAAATAGTATCGGAGAAGTAATGAAAATAAATAGACTTTTCTCACTTGAATTTTTAAAAAATAGGAATTTTTTAGCTTCATTTATTATTAATGTATCAAATATGATGATAAATGCGAGTGTAATGGCTTATTTGGCATTATATGCTATCCAGTATGGTGTAACTCCAACCTATGTCGGGTTTATGATTGCAACAATGAATTTTTTAATGGCTTTCCTTCAAAAAAGATTTGGAATACTTTACGATAAGATAGGAAGCCGAGTAATAATCTTTGGAATTGCAATAATGGTGTCAGGGATATATCTGCTTTCAATGTCTGATTCTTTCATAAAGATGCTCTTCTCGTTAATAACCGCCGCAATTGGAGCTTCAATTTCTGCACCTGCGGTAATGTCTTTGGCAATTAACGAGATACCGCTTAATAGAAAAGGGGAAGCTATGGGGCTTTTCACGACAAGCATAAATGTGGGAATATTTGTAGGTGCCATATCCTCTGGAATTATTGCCGATTATTTGGGAATTACAAACATGTACAAGGTTGCGGCCTTGTTTTCCCTTATTGTAAGTACTGTAGGTTATTTGTTGATAGAAAAATAA
- the sfsA gene encoding DNA/RNA nuclease SfsA — MELLDLNKLGKIEKARFISRLNRFVGICEINGKRSSLHIADTGRLKEILVEGREILVLKNREGLKTDYKLLAVKMENWILINTSLHSKIAKKVIEYGILGFKPKKVKAEVKFGNSRLDFLVDDKIYVEVKGSNLMVNLNNLNKCLFPDAPTERGRKHIRELMKAKEQGYGSVILIMGLRDCDCFSPNFEMDKEFGEIFIEALKKGVEYVGFKIKIDENFKVVLNGKMELCRELYYFSINK; from the coding sequence ATGGAACTTTTGGACCTAAATAAACTTGGAAAAATCGAAAAAGCTAGATTTATATCTAGGTTAAACAGGTTTGTAGGGATTTGTGAAATAAATGGGAAAAGAAGCAGTCTTCACATTGCAGATACTGGAAGATTAAAGGAAATATTGGTGGAAGGCAGGGAAATTCTGGTTTTAAAAAATAGAGAGGGGTTAAAAACAGACTACAAACTTTTAGCCGTTAAAATGGAAAATTGGATTTTAATAAACACTTCTTTGCACTCAAAAATCGCTAAAAAAGTCATAGAATACGGAATACTTGGATTCAAACCTAAAAAAGTTAAGGCAGAAGTTAAATTTGGTAACAGTAGGTTAGATTTTTTAGTTGATGACAAAATCTACGTTGAAGTTAAAGGAAGTAACCTAATGGTTAATTTAAATAACTTAAACAAGTGTTTATTTCCTGATGCACCAACCGAAAGAGGTAGGAAACATATTAGAGAGCTCATGAAAGCTAAAGAACAAGGATATGGATCTGTAATTTTAATAATGGGACTTAGGGATTGCGACTGTTTTTCCCCTAACTTCGAGATGGATAAGGAGTTTGGGGAAATATTCATTGAAGCTTTAAAAAAAGGGGTTGAATACGTTGGATTTAAGATAAAAATAGATGAAAACTTTAAAGTTGTTTTAAATGGTAAAATGGAGCTCTGTAGGGAGCTTTATTATTTTTCTATCAACAAATAA
- a CDS encoding cation:proton antiporter, with product MDISWVLFTIGVALIAGKIGDHVMGKFGLPGVLGEILMGMILGNLLFFGIVDPKYLTIHNNEIFDFLSRLGIIFLLFLGGLDIDLKALKRTGKVATVSTIFGVIAPLLMGYFALSTMGYTTKESFVAGVILTATSIGITVRVMMDMGVLRSEVGTASLSASVMDDFLGIILIIFAVGSGSILGLIGKITGFLIITGFLGWKLVNKYINFSEYLHVEKGVLSMALAMMFLFAFLAENWFEAAIEGSLIAGMVLSKTPEGKSLLEDIKTIGYGFLIPIFFVYTGAMLNLTVFGNLDSIYLAIVLTGIAVVSKVIGRGFGAHIMGWDIKKSLQMGIGSIPRTEIALVNLMVAIQAGAILPENVPKFIAATLILITISVLITPPLLKWAFKDETNALEI from the coding sequence ATGGATATTAGCTGGGTGCTCTTTACAATAGGTGTTGCATTAATTGCAGGAAAAATAGGCGACCACGTGATGGGAAAATTTGGCCTTCCGGGGGTTTTAGGCGAAATCTTGATGGGTATGATTTTGGGAAACTTATTATTTTTTGGAATAGTTGATCCAAAATATCTTACAATCCACAACAATGAGATATTTGATTTTTTATCCAGGTTGGGAATAATATTCCTCCTATTTCTTGGAGGATTAGATATAGATTTAAAGGCCCTTAAGAGAACCGGAAAAGTTGCTACAGTTTCCACCATTTTTGGAGTCATAGCTCCCTTATTAATGGGTTATTTTGCACTGTCAACTATGGGATATACTACCAAAGAATCATTTGTTGCTGGAGTTATACTAACTGCAACGAGTATCGGCATAACCGTTAGGGTAATGATGGATATGGGGGTTTTAAGAAGTGAAGTTGGTACTGCATCCTTAAGTGCCAGTGTTATGGACGACTTCTTAGGTATTATTTTAATAATATTTGCAGTTGGTTCAGGAAGTATTTTAGGATTAATTGGAAAAATAACGGGATTCTTAATAATAACAGGATTTTTAGGCTGGAAACTTGTTAACAAATATATCAATTTTTCAGAATATCTCCATGTAGAAAAAGGAGTTCTTTCAATGGCCCTTGCCATGATGTTTTTGTTTGCTTTTTTAGCTGAAAATTGGTTTGAAGCGGCCATTGAAGGATCACTTATAGCAGGAATGGTCCTTTCAAAAACCCCTGAAGGTAAAAGCCTTCTAGAAGATATCAAAACAATAGGGTATGGTTTTTTAATCCCAATATTCTTTGTATACACCGGAGCAATGCTTAATTTAACAGTTTTTGGAAATTTGGATTCTATCTATTTAGCTATAGTTTTAACAGGTATTGCAGTCGTAAGTAAGGTTATTGGAAGGGGATTTGGAGCTCATATAATGGGTTGGGATATTAAAAAATCCCTTCAAATGGGGATAGGTTCAATTCCAAGAACAGAAATTGCATTGGTTAACTTGATGGTGGCCATACAGGCGGGAGCCATATTACCGGAGAATGTACCAAAATTCATTGCAGCTACGTTGATACTTATAACAATATCGGTTCTAATAACTCCGCCACTTCTAAAATGGGCTTTTAAAGATGAGACAAACGCTTTAGAAATTTAA
- a CDS encoding CBS domain-containing protein translates to MDNMETALQKYHSIKLKHIIPPMTSMPIVCCDSSVIEVLEFLRTRHHVWVINCEEDRELLGIIEYLNVIDLLLPPEKHKMNIGTTRSALRSIIGGAKTAREIMEKNALTINHNQTVLDALLKMKNYGVRILGVVDDDGKLVGEVNLKILIDKFLSLCL, encoded by the coding sequence ATGGACAATATGGAAACTGCCCTTCAAAAATATCATTCAATAAAATTAAAACATATAATACCTCCAATGACCTCAATGCCCATAGTTTGTTGTGATTCATCGGTTATTGAAGTTTTGGAATTTCTAAGAACCCGTCATCACGTATGGGTTATAAACTGCGAAGAAGATAGGGAACTTTTGGGAATAATCGAATATCTAAATGTAATAGATCTTCTTTTACCTCCTGAGAAACATAAAATGAATATTGGGACTACTCGCTCTGCACTTAGATCAATCATAGGCGGGGCTAAAACAGCCAGAGAAATTATGGAAAAGAATGCACTTACCATAAACCATAACCAAACAGTATTGGATGCTCTTCTGAAAATGAAGAACTATGGAGTTCGAATATTGGGAGTGGTGGATGATGATGGTAAACTGGTAGGGGAAGTGAACCTCAAAATACTAATAGACAAATTTTTGAGCTTATGTTTGTAA
- a CDS encoding protein-L-isoaspartate O-methyltransferase, with the protein MVINEMIPIVENLMAAGYIKNKKVAEALLKVPRHKFVPKDYESYAYVDTPLEIGYGQTISAIHMVAIMCDILDLKEGQKVLEVGTGSGYHAAVVAEIVGKGGLVVTIDRIPELAKRAEETLRELGYDNVVVVCGDGTLGYEPYAPYDRIYITASGPKVPEPLIEQLKDGGKLVAPVGGYTQNLILIEKKGNDIIEKSFGEVAFVPLVGKEGWNIR; encoded by the coding sequence ATGGTAATAAACGAAATGATTCCTATAGTGGAAAATTTAATGGCTGCAGGATATATAAAAAATAAAAAAGTTGCTGAAGCTCTTTTAAAAGTCCCTAGGCATAAATTTGTTCCAAAAGATTATGAAAGTTACGCTTATGTAGATACCCCTTTAGAAATAGGATATGGTCAAACTATTTCAGCTATCCATATGGTAGCCATTATGTGCGATATTCTTGATTTAAAAGAGGGTCAAAAGGTTCTTGAAGTAGGTACAGGCTCAGGTTATCATGCTGCTGTTGTGGCAGAGATAGTTGGAAAAGGGGGTCTTGTTGTTACAATAGATAGAATTCCAGAACTTGCAAAGAGGGCGGAAGAAACCTTAAGGGAGCTGGGATACGATAATGTTGTTGTGGTTTGTGGAGATGGTACTTTAGGTTATGAACCTTATGCTCCATATGACCGAATATATATAACTGCCTCAGGCCCGAAAGTTCCAGAACCTTTAATAGAACAGTTAAAGGACGGGGGAAAACTTGTGGCACCAGTTGGTGGATATACTCAAAATTTAATACTTATAGAAAAAAAAGGGAACGATATAATTGAAAAAAGCTTTGGGGAAGTTGCATTTGTCCCACTGGTAGGTAAGGAAGGCTGGAATATTCGGTAA
- the pdxS gene encoding pyridoxal 5'-phosphate synthase lyase subunit PdxS produces MKKVGTDLLKRGFAKMVKHGVVMDVTNAEQAKIAEEAGATAVMALERVPADIRAQGGVARMSDPEMILEIKDAVSIPVMAKARIGHFVEAQVLEAIGVDMIDESEVLTPADDVNHIDKTQFKVPFVCGARNLGEALRRIDEGAAMIRTKGEAGTGNIIEAVRHMRAVNEGIARVVGYYEMGLDRELVQMARNELKVPIDLIYEVAKLKRLPVVNFAAGGIATPADAALMMQLGCDGVFVGSGIFKSSNPEERAKAIVEATYNYDKPDVIAEISKNLGEPMKGMDISKLEEGELLQVRGD; encoded by the coding sequence ATGAAAAAAGTAGGTACCGATCTTTTAAAAAGAGGATTTGCAAAAATGGTAAAGCACGGAGTTGTAATGGATGTTACAAACGCTGAACAAGCTAAAATAGCGGAAGAAGCAGGAGCTACTGCCGTAATGGCTTTAGAAAGAGTTCCTGCTGATATAAGAGCTCAGGGTGGAGTAGCGAGAATGTCTGATCCAGAAATGATTCTAGAAATAAAAGACGCTGTTTCAATCCCTGTTATGGCTAAGGCTAGAATCGGACACTTTGTAGAAGCTCAGGTTTTAGAGGCTATTGGCGTGGACATGATAGACGAAAGTGAAGTGTTAACCCCTGCAGACGATGTAAACCACATAGATAAAACACAATTTAAAGTTCCATTCGTATGTGGTGCAAGAAATCTTGGTGAGGCATTGAGGAGAATAGATGAAGGAGCTGCGATGATAAGGACTAAAGGGGAAGCAGGAACAGGAAACATAATTGAAGCTGTAAGACACATGAGGGCAGTAAATGAAGGTATTGCAAGAGTTGTAGGATACTATGAAATGGGATTGGACAGGGAATTAGTTCAAATGGCAAGAAACGAACTTAAAGTTCCAATAGATTTGATCTATGAAGTAGCTAAATTAAAGAGACTTCCAGTAGTTAACTTTGCGGCAGGAGGTATAGCAACACCTGCAGATGCTGCTTTAATGATGCAACTTGGATGTGATGGTGTGTTTGTAGGTTCAGGAATATTCAAATCTTCAAACCCTGAGGAAAGGGCAAAAGCCATAGTTGAAGCTACATACAACTACGACAAACCAGACGTGATTGCAGAAATTAGTAAGAACTTAGGAGAACCTATGAAAGGAATGGATATTTCAAAGTTGGAAGAAGGAGAACTTTTACAGGTAAGGGGAGATTAA
- a CDS encoding 4Fe-4S binding protein, with protein MGSEEFIFKGNLIKNILKNLFGIRKKFDKGKKTEEPQLDSCIGCGLCVDVCPTDAIQVFKFRDIVCSSCGVCLEICPNDAILEDRYTIDKDKCTKCGYCAMFCTIPFIKNEIPLPKTPMITKECNNCRLCVGKCPENAIYASENKIHIDGKKCKNCLTCVDYCPMNAIVSSNDYVKSCIINVDINSCIFCKECEYVCPLKNR; from the coding sequence ATGGGATCAGAAGAATTTATTTTTAAAGGAAATTTAATTAAAAATATCTTAAAAAATCTATTCGGAATAAGAAAAAAATTTGATAAAGGGAAAAAAACAGAGGAACCACAATTGGACAGCTGTATAGGTTGTGGGCTGTGTGTGGATGTATGCCCTACAGATGCTATACAGGTATTCAAGTTTAGGGATATCGTATGTTCCAGCTGTGGAGTTTGTCTAGAAATATGCCCAAATGACGCCATATTAGAAGATAGATATACCATAGATAAAGATAAATGTACAAAATGTGGTTACTGTGCTATGTTTTGTACAATACCGTTTATAAAAAATGAAATTCCACTACCAAAAACACCAATGATAACAAAGGAGTGCAATAACTGTAGATTATGTGTTGGGAAATGCCCTGAAAACGCCATTTATGCTAGTGAAAATAAGATCCATATTGATGGTAAAAAATGCAAAAACTGTTTAACCTGTGTAGATTACTGCCCCATGAATGCTATAGTTTCATCAAATGATTATGTAAAATCCTGCATTATTAATGTGGATATTAACTCCTGTATTTTTTGTAAAGAATGTGAATATGTATGTCCTTTAAAAAATAGGTAA
- a CDS encoding ABC transporter substrate-binding protein — translation MNKYNVAIAFTVILAVLFSGCIGGQNSNDSEEKVLTVYAAYGGMETIAKEFEKDTGIKMEYVSMSSGEALSRLNAEKNNPSCDVWFGGGVDAFISAKKDGVITPYKSPNVEYIDKKFVDKDYYWTGVSLVTIGILENEDLVKKKNLPEPKTWDDLLKPEYKGEIIASNPTISGTAYFTICGILQMKGEEEGWKYMDKLYENVPFLTKRGSGPKKKVTSGEYAFGISPNPHNEPMRNKELPIKAIYLDKVIWWPAPVAIVKDCKHPDNAKVFVDWVLSKRGQEALMAASPRVPVRSDLETIEGVPNPKDLDFVDMDFVYWGENRDAVLDKWKERYQTITTQ, via the coding sequence ATGAATAAATATAATGTCGCAATCGCTTTTACCGTAATTTTAGCCGTATTATTTTCTGGATGTATTGGGGGACAAAATTCAAATGATTCAGAAGAAAAGGTATTGACTGTATATGCGGCTTACGGTGGAATGGAGACTATAGCAAAAGAATTTGAAAAAGATACTGGAATAAAAATGGAGTATGTATCAATGTCTTCGGGAGAAGCATTATCTAGATTAAATGCAGAAAAAAACAACCCCTCGTGTGATGTATGGTTTGGAGGAGGGGTTGACGCATTTATAAGTGCTAAAAAAGATGGAGTAATAACTCCTTACAAATCTCCAAATGTTGAATACATTGATAAGAAATTTGTTGATAAAGACTATTATTGGACAGGGGTTTCACTCGTTACAATTGGTATATTGGAGAATGAGGATTTAGTCAAAAAGAAAAATCTTCCAGAACCAAAAACCTGGGATGATCTGTTAAAACCAGAATATAAAGGAGAAATCATAGCATCGAACCCAACAATATCTGGAACTGCGTATTTCACAATATGTGGTATATTACAGATGAAAGGAGAGGAAGAAGGTTGGAAGTACATGGATAAATTGTATGAAAATGTTCCATTCCTAACAAAAAGAGGGTCCGGCCCTAAAAAAAAGGTTACTTCTGGTGAATATGCATTTGGTATATCTCCCAACCCACACAATGAACCAATGAGAAATAAAGAGCTCCCTATTAAGGCAATATATTTGGATAAGGTTATATGGTGGCCTGCACCAGTGGCTATTGTAAAAGACTGTAAACATCCAGATAACGCAAAGGTATTTGTTGACTGGGTACTCTCCAAAAGAGGGCAGGAAGCTTTAATGGCTGCCAGCCCAAGGGTTCCAGTAAGAAGTGACCTTGAAACCATTGAAGGGGTACCAAATCCAAAAGATTTAGACTTTGTCGATATGGACTTTGTTTATTGGGGAGAGAATCGAGATGCTGTTTTAGATAAATGGAAAGAAAGATACCAGACGATTACTACTCAATAA